A window of the Dyadobacter pollutisoli genome harbors these coding sequences:
- a CDS encoding Crp/Fnr family transcriptional regulator produces the protein MFSEILRATGMYSDMDVRLFERVVSVREVRRNEVLLQKGEVCRSLALILEGAVFQYKDNLEKERDIIDLHLPNEWVFNYTSLLGQKPSETFIEAFADSRIIELSLETVHYLTGKSLAFLQLNRVLEGAVSRLQFFDQAMTPLEKYQFILKTRPQLVQVFPLKMIASYLKITPETLSRVREKMARGEDIS, from the coding sequence ATGTTTTCGGAAATATTGCGGGCAACCGGGATGTACAGTGACATGGATGTCCGGCTCTTTGAAAGGGTAGTCAGCGTACGCGAAGTTAGAAGAAACGAAGTGCTGCTTCAGAAGGGAGAGGTATGCCGGTCGCTGGCTTTAATTTTGGAAGGAGCCGTGTTTCAGTATAAAGACAATTTAGAAAAAGAACGAGACATTATCGACCTGCATCTTCCCAATGAATGGGTTTTCAATTATACGAGTCTTCTGGGTCAAAAGCCGTCCGAAACGTTCATTGAAGCATTTGCCGATAGTCGGATCATTGAACTGAGCCTTGAAACGGTACATTACCTTACCGGCAAATCCTTAGCATTTCTTCAATTGAACAGAGTTCTGGAAGGAGCCGTGTCGAGATTGCAATTTTTTGACCAAGCTATGACGCCTTTGGAAAAATACCAGTTCATACTCAAAACCCGACCGCAGCTGGTCCAGGTTTTTCCGTTGAAAATGATCGCGTCCTATTTAAAAATTACACCAGAAACGCTCAGCAGGGTCAGGGAAAAAATGGCGAGGGGTGAAGACATTTCTTGA
- a CDS encoding glyoxalase: MEHKAVSIRPFVGAVDFELSRSFYRDLGFQEVVLSPDMSLFKTADLGFYLQDANVKDWIDNTMIFLEVEDVKVFWDKLVTLDLPGKYKNVRLTPIRVDHWGSECFVHDPSGILWHFGEFTKK, translated from the coding sequence ATGGAACATAAAGCCGTCTCCATCAGGCCATTCGTTGGAGCTGTTGATTTTGAGTTATCCAGAAGCTTTTATCGGGACCTGGGTTTCCAGGAAGTGGTTCTGTCGCCAGATATGTCATTGTTCAAAACGGCCGATCTAGGGTTTTATCTCCAAGACGCCAATGTCAAAGACTGGATCGACAATACCATGATTTTCCTGGAAGTGGAGGATGTAAAGGTTTTCTGGGATAAGCTGGTCACCCTTGACCTGCCAGGTAAATACAAAAATGTAAGACTAACCCCGATCCGGGTTGACCATTGGGGCAGCGAATGTTTCGTACACGATCCATCCGGCATCCTGTGGCACTTTGGAGAATTTACTAAAAAATGA
- a CDS encoding antibiotic biosynthesis monooxygenase, whose product MPIHVAITRKVLPGKEEEFKDALRRFLGDSFLHGGVHGAAMMTALPGSESREIGILRTFADQAERDAFYNSQFFKDWEAYASTLTEEPVYRELTGLEAWFRSPVPPPRWKMAVATLCGVYPTSLLLSYVLGPHIQGLHPAFRTLIVAGCMVAMLTWIVMPQVTKTLKPWLSANSKSNKSA is encoded by the coding sequence ATGCCCATCCACGTAGCCATCACCCGCAAAGTGCTTCCCGGAAAAGAAGAGGAATTCAAAGATGCGCTGCGGCGTTTTCTGGGAGATTCGTTTCTGCATGGCGGCGTCCACGGCGCGGCCATGATGACTGCTCTTCCGGGCAGTGAGAGTCGGGAAATCGGGATTTTACGGACTTTTGCCGACCAGGCCGAGCGAGATGCTTTTTACAACTCACAGTTTTTCAAGGATTGGGAAGCATATGCGTCGACGCTGACGGAAGAGCCGGTTTACCGGGAGCTGACTGGCCTGGAAGCATGGTTTCGCTCGCCTGTTCCGCCGCCAAGGTGGAAAATGGCAGTTGCAACGCTTTGCGGCGTGTATCCTACCAGTTTGTTGCTTTCCTATGTGCTTGGTCCTCACATTCAGGGACTTCATCCCGCATTCAGAACTTTGATTGTGGCCGGATGTATGGTGGCGATGCTGACCTGGATTGTGATGCCTCAGGTTACGAAAACACTTAAACCCTGGCTTTCCGCAAACTCGAAGAGCAACAAATCAGCTTGA
- a CDS encoding ATP-binding protein, protein MIHQIDWEHNRLIGIKGARGAGKTTLVLQYLKQIAFPSGQTLYVSLDDLYFSAHRLYDLGETFVKTGGKLLVLDEVHRYANWSQEIKNLYDDFPDLRIVFTGSSIMHLERSKGDLSRRAVMYHLHGLSFREFLQIQDIVSWPAISLPDLLSGHTQLALDLTQKIKPLAHWNDYLKYGYYPYFLENKEVYALKLTETIQLSLELDLPAVYGISYASVDKLKQLLVVLAESVPLKPNVSKLSETLNTSRALVVEYMHYLEELGVLMLLHRDSFGITRLQKPEKVYLSHPNLQYALHQSRPDTGTLRESFFLSQVQPLHKVEYTDKGDFRLDRQITIEVGGANKSRKQLASLEDAYVAADGLEVGYGAKVPLWMFGLLY, encoded by the coding sequence ATGATCCATCAGATTGATTGGGAGCATAACAGGCTGATTGGAATCAAAGGTGCGCGAGGAGCCGGTAAAACAACACTGGTACTTCAATACCTGAAGCAAATAGCTTTCCCGTCCGGACAAACATTGTATGTGAGTTTGGATGATCTCTATTTCAGTGCGCATCGTTTGTACGATCTGGGAGAAACATTTGTGAAGACTGGCGGGAAATTGCTCGTTTTGGACGAAGTGCACCGGTATGCAAACTGGTCGCAGGAAATCAAAAACCTGTACGACGATTTTCCGGATTTGCGAATAGTCTTTACCGGCTCATCCATTATGCATTTGGAACGCAGCAAAGGCGATTTGAGCCGCCGCGCGGTGATGTACCATTTGCACGGGCTTTCATTTCGGGAGTTTCTTCAGATTCAGGATATCGTTTCCTGGCCAGCCATATCGCTGCCAGATCTTCTGAGTGGGCACACCCAACTTGCACTCGATCTTACACAGAAAATCAAGCCTCTTGCGCACTGGAATGATTATCTGAAATACGGCTATTATCCCTATTTCCTTGAAAACAAAGAGGTGTACGCGCTGAAACTCACCGAGACAATTCAGCTGAGTTTGGAATTGGATTTGCCAGCTGTTTATGGCATCAGCTACGCGTCTGTTGATAAACTGAAACAATTGCTGGTGGTATTGGCCGAAAGCGTTCCATTGAAGCCGAATGTCAGCAAGTTAAGCGAGACTCTCAACACCAGTAGGGCTTTGGTGGTGGAGTATATGCACTATCTGGAAGAACTGGGAGTTTTGATGCTGCTGCATCGGGATAGTTTCGGAATTACCCGTCTGCAAAAGCCGGAAAAGGTATATCTGAGTCATCCCAATCTTCAATACGCGCTACACCAGAGCAGGCCCGATACTGGTACTTTGCGGGAAAGCTTTTTTCTGAGCCAGGTCCAGCCTCTTCATAAAGTGGAGTACACTGACAAAGGAGATTTCCGGCTTGACCGCCAAATCACAATTGAAGTAGGCGGAGCCAATAAGTCACGAAAACAGCTTGCTAGCCTGGAAGATGCCTATGTAGCGGCGGATGGACTTGAAGTGGGGTATGGAGCGAAGGTGCCGCTTTGGATGTTTGGGTTGTTGTATTGA
- a CDS encoding ImmA/IrrE family metallo-endopeptidase: MGNNDIPINISDLFEQVGSGPSVSFSEMVEQKKLELGITDFQMSKILGIPKNTFYRMTKRISEGDVESLDYFSIIKISQLFNLDVQDLTKTYVGSLNSEHIGQIEDARKANYILRTFDVKGLKDLNFISSTTDFQHIENRIKSFFHLDSIFDYSHEVGRVLFSKLHNSNDKMRELWVRSAFFQFEKIENTNEFNREVLLSLVKNIRPYTRYEEKGFLTVIRALFGVGITVIVQPSPPKAKVRGGTFVVNGRPCIAITDYNNNYATLWFALMHELFHVLNDLDQLKVLKYALTEDGAADLFLLQEEDADWFAREMLFPREFMNYIKHLINSPTSVAKYAEEKRVHPAIIYSFFCYEANKEMGKNLYGLYQQYFGKTDTALRSLKTNPFGKESIFEEISLIKKRLTVETN; this comes from the coding sequence ATGGGAAACAACGACATACCGATCAACATTTCGGATTTGTTTGAACAAGTAGGAAGTGGCCCCTCTGTAAGCTTTTCGGAAATGGTTGAACAGAAAAAATTAGAGCTTGGCATTACAGACTTTCAAATGTCAAAAATCCTGGGGATACCAAAGAACACCTTTTATCGAATGACAAAGAGGATATCCGAGGGAGATGTAGAGTCACTTGATTATTTTTCAATTATAAAAATTAGCCAGCTCTTTAACCTCGACGTCCAGGATTTAACTAAGACTTACGTTGGCTCATTGAACTCGGAACATATCGGACAAATCGAAGACGCCCGAAAGGCCAACTATATCTTACGAACCTTCGACGTCAAGGGCCTTAAAGATTTAAACTTCATTTCATCGACCACCGATTTCCAACACATTGAGAATCGCATCAAATCATTTTTCCATCTTGATTCGATTTTTGATTACAGTCATGAAGTTGGCAGAGTGTTGTTTAGCAAACTGCACAATTCCAATGATAAAATGAGAGAACTTTGGGTTCGATCAGCTTTTTTTCAGTTTGAAAAAATTGAAAATACAAACGAATTCAATCGCGAAGTATTACTGAGTCTTGTCAAAAACATCAGGCCATATACAAGGTATGAAGAGAAAGGATTTCTGACGGTAATACGTGCTCTATTTGGTGTTGGAATTACAGTAATTGTTCAACCTTCTCCACCGAAGGCCAAAGTACGAGGGGGAACGTTTGTCGTAAATGGAAGACCCTGCATCGCTATTACTGACTACAATAATAACTATGCGACGTTATGGTTCGCTCTAATGCATGAGCTATTTCATGTTTTGAATGACCTGGATCAACTAAAAGTCTTGAAATATGCGCTTACAGAAGACGGTGCAGCAGATCTGTTTCTTCTTCAAGAAGAGGATGCTGATTGGTTTGCCCGGGAGATGCTCTTTCCGCGTGAATTCATGAACTACATTAAACATTTGATCAACTCTCCTACATCCGTTGCGAAATATGCCGAAGAAAAACGTGTTCATCCCGCAATAATTTATAGTTTCTTTTGCTACGAAGCTAATAAGGAAATGGGCAAGAACTTGTATGGTCTATATCAGCAATATTTTGGTAAAACTGATACAGCCTTGCGATCATTAAAAACGAATCCTTTCGGCAAGGAATCAATTTTTGAAGAAATATCATTGATAAAAAAAAGACTAACAGTAGAAACAAACTAA
- a CDS encoding ABC-F family ATP-binding cassette domain-containing protein yields MITVENLAVEFSGSVLFSEVSFVINPTDKIALMGKNGAGKSTMMKIIAGEQKANRGHVRAPKDAVIAYLPQHLLTEDNCTVFEEAAKAFKQVFEMRAEMEKLNLALETRTDYESDEYMAIIEQVTEIGEKYYQLEEVNYDAEVEKALKGLGFRPEDFQRQTKEFSGGWRMRIELAKILLQKPDLILLDEPTNHIDIESVMWLEDFLVNKANAVMVISHDRAFIDNITNRTIEVTMGRIFDYKANYSHYLVLREERRSHQIKAYQEQQKMIADNMQFIERFRGTYSKTNQVSSRERMLEKLEIIEIDEIDNSALKLRFPPSPRSGDYPVTVKDVSKSYGDQVVFKNASMTISRGEKVSFVGRNGEGKSTMIKAIMGQINVDGTCQLGHNVKVGYFAQNQASLLDPNLTIFQTVDEVAEGDVRTQIKNILGAFMFQGEDIDKKVSVLSGGEKTRLAMVKLLLEPVNLLILDEPTNHLDLKSKDVLKEALRNFDGTLVLVSHDRDFLQGLSQKVFEFKDKRVIEHFETIDAFLERNRIKSIADLQLAR; encoded by the coding sequence ATGATTACAGTTGAAAATTTGGCCGTTGAATTTAGCGGTTCTGTCCTTTTTAGCGAAGTTTCCTTCGTTATTAATCCTACCGATAAAATTGCCCTGATGGGTAAAAATGGAGCGGGGAAATCCACAATGATGAAAATTATTGCTGGTGAGCAAAAAGCCAATCGCGGCCATGTTCGCGCGCCGAAAGACGCCGTAATTGCTTATTTGCCACAACATTTACTCACCGAGGATAACTGTACCGTTTTCGAGGAAGCCGCCAAGGCATTCAAGCAGGTTTTTGAAATGCGTGCCGAAATGGAAAAACTGAATCTCGCACTCGAAACCCGTACTGATTATGAGAGCGATGAATATATGGCCATCATCGAGCAGGTTACAGAAATAGGTGAGAAATATTACCAGCTCGAAGAAGTCAATTATGACGCCGAAGTTGAAAAAGCATTAAAAGGATTGGGATTCCGCCCGGAAGATTTTCAGCGGCAAACCAAGGAATTCAGCGGCGGGTGGCGCATGCGCATTGAGCTTGCTAAAATCCTGTTGCAAAAGCCAGACCTTATTTTGCTCGATGAGCCTACCAACCACATTGACATTGAATCTGTGATGTGGCTGGAAGATTTTTTAGTGAATAAGGCCAATGCGGTGATGGTCATTTCCCACGACCGCGCCTTCATCGACAACATTACCAACCGGACCATTGAAGTAACGATGGGACGGATTTTTGATTATAAAGCCAACTATTCGCATTACCTCGTGCTGCGTGAGGAACGCAGGTCACACCAGATCAAGGCATATCAGGAACAGCAGAAAATGATTGCAGATAACATGCAATTCATCGAACGCTTCCGTGGAACATACTCCAAAACCAACCAGGTTTCCTCCCGCGAACGCATGCTGGAGAAACTGGAAATCATCGAAATCGACGAAATCGACAACTCAGCCCTGAAACTCCGTTTTCCACCTTCGCCACGATCAGGCGATTATCCGGTTACGGTAAAGGACGTTTCAAAATCCTACGGAGATCAGGTCGTGTTCAAGAACGCCAGTATGACCATTTCGAGAGGCGAAAAAGTCTCATTCGTCGGCCGGAATGGCGAAGGAAAATCGACAATGATCAAAGCCATCATGGGGCAGATCAATGTGGATGGAACCTGCCAGCTTGGCCACAATGTGAAAGTCGGCTACTTTGCCCAAAACCAGGCATCCTTATTGGACCCGAACCTGACGATTTTCCAAACGGTCGACGAAGTCGCGGAAGGAGACGTAAGAACCCAGATCAAGAATATTTTGGGCGCTTTCATGTTCCAGGGAGAAGATATCGACAAGAAAGTAAGTGTGTTGTCCGGAGGAGAAAAAACCCGCCTTGCCATGGTGAAGCTGCTTCTGGAACCGGTGAATCTATTGATTCTCGATGAGCCTACAAACCATTTGGATTTGAAATCAAAGGATGTTTTGAAAGAGGCACTCCGGAACTTTGACGGAACATTGGTGCTGGTTTCCCACGATCGTGACTTTTTACAGGGGTTATCTCAAAAGGTTTTTGAGTTTAAGGATAAGCGCGTAATCGAGCATTTTGAGACGATTGATGCGTTTTTGGAACGGAATCGGATTAAGAGTATTGCGGATTTGCAGCTGGCTAGGTAA
- a CDS encoding ATP-binding protein yields MEIPFTKYLAKLQRTSTKFVRDMIHQIDWEHNRLIGIKGARGAGKTTLVLQYLKQMALPSGQTLYVSLDDLYFSAHRLYDLGETFVKTGGKLLVLDEVHRYANWSQEIKNLYDDFPNLRIVFTGSSIMHLERSKGDLSRRAVMYHLHGLSFREFLQIQDIVSWPAITLSDLLSGHMQLALDLTQTIKPLAHWNDYLQHGYYPYFLENKEVYAQKLTETIQLSLELDLPAVYGISYASVDKLKQLLVVLAESVPLKPNVSKLSETLNTSRALVVEYMHYLEELGVLMLLHRDSSGITRLQKPEKVYLSHPNLQYALHQSRPDMGTLRESFFLSQVQPLHKVEYTEKGDFKLDRQITIEVGGANKSRQQLVGLEDAYVAADGIEVGYGSKVPLWMFGMLY; encoded by the coding sequence TTGGAAATTCCTTTCACAAAATACCTGGCCAAGTTACAGCGCACATCTACAAAGTTCGTGCGGGATATGATCCATCAGATTGATTGGGAACACAATCGGCTGATTGGAATCAAAGGTGCACGGGGTGCCGGTAAAACGACGCTGGTACTTCAATATTTGAAGCAAATGGCTCTTCCGTCCGGACAAACATTGTATGTAAGTCTGGACGACCTATATTTCAGTGCACATCGTCTGTACGATCTGGGAGAAACATTTGTGAAGACTGGTGGAAAGCTGCTGGTTTTGGATGAGGTGCACCGGTATGCGAACTGGTCGCAGGAAATCAAAAATCTTTACGACGATTTCCCAAATCTGCGTATTGTCTTCACCGGTTCATCTATTATGCATTTGGAGCGTAGCAAAGGTGATTTGAGCCGACGAGCCGTGATGTACCATTTGCATGGACTCTCGTTTCGGGAATTTCTTCAAATTCAGGATATCGTTTCCTGGCCGGCTATAACTCTTTCAGATCTTCTGAGCGGACACATGCAGCTTGCCCTCGATCTTACGCAAACAATCAAACCTCTTGCGCATTGGAATGATTACCTGCAACACGGTTACTACCCCTATTTTCTGGAAAACAAAGAAGTGTATGCGCAAAAGCTCACCGAAACAATTCAGTTGAGTTTGGAACTTGATCTGCCTGCGGTTTATGGCATCAGCTACGCGTCGGTTGATAAGCTGAAACAATTGCTGGTGGTGTTGGCAGAGAGTGTTCCCTTGAAACCGAATGTCAGCAAATTAAGTGAGACACTGAATACCAGTAGGGCATTGGTGGTGGAGTATATGCATTATCTGGAAGAGCTTGGCGTTTTGATGTTGCTGCATCGGGATAGTTCTGGCATTACTCGCCTGCAAAAACCGGAGAAGGTCTACCTGAGTCACCCTAATCTTCAATACGCATTACACCAAAGCAGACCGGATATGGGCACTTTGCGCGAGAGCTTTTTTCTGAGCCAGGTCCAACCTTTGCATAAAGTAGAATATACCGAAAAGGGTGATTTCAAGCTCGACCGCCAAATTACAATCGAAGTAGGCGGAGCCAATAAGTCACGGCAGCAGCTTGTCGGCCTGGAAGATGCTTATGTCGCTGCGGATGGAATTGAAGTTGGGTATGGCTCGAAGGTTCCGCTTTGGATGTTTGGGATGTTATATTGA
- a CDS encoding class I SAM-dependent methyltransferase, with protein MDKSNGYEENAATFIRCRSTGINGVGVASVRNWARSLFLNATVLDIGCGTGLPISKTLADEGLTIYGMDASPSMVQIFKQNFRNSPVACEAAEDSSFFNRQFDAIIAWGLMFLLPEKTQKVVIQKIANALSNGGKLLFTAPAQKMKWEDAITRIESVSLGAESYKELLVASGLSVIEEFEDEGGNHYYHAEKH; from the coding sequence ATGGATAAATCAAACGGATACGAAGAGAACGCAGCGACATTCATTCGCTGTCGCTCGACGGGCATCAATGGCGTAGGCGTGGCATCGGTTCGGAATTGGGCAAGGTCACTGTTTCTAAATGCAACGGTGCTGGACATAGGCTGCGGTACGGGCCTGCCCATTTCGAAGACATTGGCAGATGAAGGTTTGACCATTTATGGAATGGACGCGTCGCCTTCAATGGTCCAAATCTTCAAGCAGAACTTCCGAAATAGTCCCGTCGCATGTGAAGCCGCAGAAGATTCCTCATTTTTCAACCGGCAGTTCGACGCCATCATTGCCTGGGGGCTCATGTTTCTCTTACCTGAAAAAACACAGAAAGTTGTAATTCAAAAAATAGCAAATGCGCTATCCAATGGTGGAAAGCTGCTATTTACGGCACCTGCTCAGAAAATGAAATGGGAAGATGCCATTACAAGAATCGAATCGGTATCGCTCGGAGCGGAGAGTTATAAAGAGCTGCTGGTAGCGTCGGGGCTTTCGGTTATTGAGGAGTTTGAGGATGAGGGCGGGAACCACTATTATCATGCGGAGAAGCATTAA
- a CDS encoding VOC family protein has protein sequence MKKHISLISLLVEDYDNAISFYVQKLGFVLLEDTMLSETKRWVRIAPGAATESCLLLAKAVTGEQRAHVGDQTGGRVFLFLNTDDFWRDYHNLVSNGVRIVREPSEESYGTVAVFADLYGNLWDLIEMKN, from the coding sequence ATGAAAAAGCACATTTCCCTGATAAGTTTGTTGGTCGAGGATTATGACAATGCGATCTCCTTTTATGTGCAAAAGCTGGGGTTCGTATTGCTCGAAGATACGATGTTGAGTGAGACCAAACGGTGGGTACGTATTGCGCCAGGTGCGGCGACCGAATCCTGTTTGCTTCTCGCAAAGGCAGTTACGGGAGAGCAACGGGCCCATGTAGGTGATCAAACTGGCGGACGAGTCTTTCTTTTTCTGAACACCGACGACTTTTGGCGCGACTACCATAATTTGGTTTCAAATGGTGTTCGAATTGTCCGGGAGCCGTCGGAAGAAAGTTATGGTACTGTGGCAGTCTTCGCCGACCTTTATGGTAATCTGTGGGACCTGATCGAAATGAAAAATTAA
- a CDS encoding site-specific integrase: MLENSFGLFFYLKTTKNQKEGLRYVYLRITVDGKYIDLSTKRLCNPNRWSTEAGRATGNNEAARTLNAYLDTLTSKVFQARKMLIDDDKHVTAETLKNVLLGKSTEKRTILEVFEHHNKQMEALVGKEFAPLTLKRYKTAREHTQSFIQWKYKVDDFLISDLDFEFISEFSFWLKTARGCNHNSAIKYMSNLKKIVLICVNNKWLKKDPFQGFKLTKKEVVKNPLSREELKRLTEKVFEVERISQVRDIFLFCCYTGLAYVDVKHLKRTDIVIGMDGDPWIDTTRQKTDAPTRIPLLPGALEIMDRYKDDPQCSNLGVVLPVLSNQKMNAYLKEIASLCGISKTLTFHIARHTFATTVTLSNKVPIETVSKMLGHRSLKQTMIYAKILDIKVSEDMKALKEKLRNF; the protein is encoded by the coding sequence ATGTTAGAAAACAGTTTCGGGTTGTTTTTCTATTTGAAAACAACGAAAAATCAAAAGGAAGGTTTACGATATGTTTACCTTAGAATTACAGTCGATGGAAAGTATATCGATTTGTCTACCAAACGTCTCTGCAACCCAAACAGGTGGAGCACGGAAGCAGGGCGGGCTACCGGAAATAATGAGGCTGCCAGGACACTCAATGCCTATTTGGACACCTTGACCTCGAAAGTCTTCCAGGCAAGAAAAATGCTCATTGACGATGATAAGCACGTAACCGCAGAAACATTGAAAAATGTTTTGCTTGGTAAAAGCACTGAAAAGCGTACAATCCTGGAAGTGTTTGAGCACCACAACAAACAAATGGAAGCACTTGTTGGCAAAGAGTTCGCACCCTTAACCTTGAAGAGGTACAAAACGGCCCGGGAACACACCCAATCCTTCATTCAGTGGAAATACAAAGTGGATGACTTTCTCATCAGCGATCTTGACTTTGAATTCATTTCGGAATTTTCCTTCTGGTTAAAGACTGCCCGGGGTTGCAATCACAATTCAGCAATCAAATACATGTCCAATCTTAAGAAGATTGTTCTCATCTGTGTCAATAATAAATGGCTGAAAAAGGATCCGTTTCAAGGGTTCAAACTGACGAAGAAAGAAGTCGTCAAAAATCCACTGAGCAGAGAGGAGCTAAAACGTCTGACGGAAAAAGTATTTGAAGTGGAACGGATCAGCCAGGTGCGTGATATTTTCCTGTTTTGCTGCTACACAGGATTGGCTTATGTCGATGTTAAACATTTAAAACGCACGGATATCGTGATCGGAATGGATGGAGATCCCTGGATTGATACAACACGCCAAAAAACCGATGCTCCAACAAGAATCCCATTGCTCCCAGGTGCTCTTGAAATAATGGACCGATACAAGGATGACCCACAATGCAGCAATCTCGGCGTTGTACTTCCGGTTCTTAGCAACCAAAAGATGAACGCCTACCTGAAAGAGATTGCAAGTCTATGCGGTATCTCCAAAACGCTTACTTTCCACATTGCAAGACACACCTTTGCTACCACCGTCACGCTGAGTAATAAAGTACCGATAGAAACGGTTTCGAAGATGCTTGGGCATCGGTCTTTGAAGCAAACTATGATCTATGCGAAGATTTTGGACATAAAGGTTAGTGAGGATATGAAAGCACTGAAGGAGAAATTGAGGAACTTTTAA
- a CDS encoding superoxide dismutase translates to MAFTLDPLPYANNALEPHIDALTMEIHHDRHHQAYVTNLNAAVAGTELEGKTIEEIIANISKAPAPVRNNGGGHWNHSFFWKSLSPNGGGEPTGELGKAITAKFGSFQAFKDEFKKAATGRFGSGWAWLIKSGDGVAITSTPNQDNPLMDIAEVKGTPIIGLDVWEHAYYLKYQNKRPDYIDAYWNVVDWKAADALYVGAN, encoded by the coding sequence ATGGCATTTACACTAGATCCCTTACCTTACGCAAACAATGCATTGGAGCCGCATATCGATGCATTGACCATGGAGATACATCATGACCGTCACCACCAGGCCTATGTTACCAATTTGAATGCAGCAGTGGCAGGTACCGAATTGGAAGGCAAAACAATAGAAGAAATTATCGCCAATATCAGCAAAGCGCCGGCACCAGTTCGTAACAATGGCGGAGGTCACTGGAACCACTCATTTTTCTGGAAATCACTTTCTCCAAACGGGGGCGGCGAACCAACGGGCGAGCTAGGAAAAGCTATCACAGCGAAATTCGGTTCATTCCAAGCATTTAAAGACGAGTTCAAAAAAGCTGCCACAGGTCGTTTCGGCTCAGGCTGGGCCTGGTTGATCAAATCTGGCGACGGCGTAGCGATCACTTCTACCCCAAATCAGGACAACCCATTGATGGACATTGCAGAAGTAAAAGGAACGCCTATCATCGGTTTGGACGTGTGGGAACATGCTTATTACCTGAAATATCAAAACAAACGCCCGGATTACATCGACGCATACTGGAACGTAGTGGACTGGAAAGCCGCTGACGCTCTTTATGTTGGAGCTAACTAA
- a CDS encoding nucleoside deaminase, giving the protein MAEALRLAQVAYDEGEIPVGAVVVIGERIIGKGYNQTEKLNDVTAHAEMIAITAASDHLGSKYLQDCTLYVTLEPCVMCAGALYWTQMKRVVLGAMDEKRGFSKLGKGILHPKTKLSSGILAAESQELLVKFFRQLRT; this is encoded by the coding sequence ATGGCAGAGGCGCTACGTCTCGCGCAGGTTGCGTATGACGAAGGCGAAATACCCGTCGGTGCGGTGGTTGTGATCGGAGAGCGCATTATCGGCAAAGGCTATAATCAGACCGAGAAGCTCAATGATGTGACCGCCCATGCCGAAATGATCGCCATTACGGCTGCTTCTGACCACCTGGGGTCAAAGTACCTGCAGGACTGCACATTGTATGTGACGCTTGAACCTTGTGTAATGTGCGCAGGTGCGCTTTACTGGACACAGATGAAGCGGGTGGTACTGGGCGCGATGGATGAAAAACGTGGTTTCTCTAAATTAGGAAAAGGTATTTTGCACCCCAAAACAAAGTTGTCAAGCGGAATTCTAGCCGCGGAATCGCAGGAGTTGTTAGTCAAATTTTTTAGGCAATTAAGAACATAA